AAAATGGCAGATCTCCGGAAACATTCTCTGCTTCTTTTCGTGGCAAACACCCAGGTCGCCTAAAAACTACATTTTTTTTGAATTTTCAGAATCAATTTTATAAAGACGGTATGCTGATTGGGGTTCCCGGTGGATTTATGTATGGGAATGGCTTTAATGGAAAATCGTTTTATGAACAGGTTACCTCTCTTGGGATGGAACTTGCCTTTTAGGATTTTAAGTATCCTTATTTTTTTGCTTAGCGTTAACGCTTGTTATTTTGGAGAAGAACGAGAGTCCAAACCAAAAAAACTTCCCACCCCACCCTTGGAACAGTTGGCAACTTCCCTTTCTGAAAGTGGTTTCTATTTCAAGCCGCAAAGACTTGTTGTTTTGACTTTTTTAGACAACGAAGGTAAAAAAAGCCCGTACGGTGAAATCCTTGCAGAAAAACTGACAACAGAACTCGTAAAAAAAGAGCGATTCCAAATCTTAGACCGTCTGGCCAACCAAAAAGTTTTAAAAGAGGCAGGACTTGGACTGGATATTCCAACAGACACTGCCACCTTGCGGAAAATAGGCGACGTTTTGAAACTAGATGTCATCATTACTGGAATTGTGACTCCTTACCAAGACGGAGTTTTTGTCAATACAAGGCTTATCGAAATTAAATCTGGTCTTATCCTCAAAGCTGACGAAGTTTATGTCCGTATCGATGGTTAGAAAAGATACTGGGTCTCACTAGAGGGGCAATTTTACTGATTTTACTACTT
This is a stretch of genomic DNA from Leptospira kanakyensis. It encodes these proteins:
- a CDS encoding FlgO family outer membrane protein produces the protein MNRLPLLGWNLPFRILSILIFLLSVNACYFGEERESKPKKLPTPPLEQLATSLSESGFYFKPQRLVVLTFLDNEGKKSPYGEILAEKLTTELVKKERFQILDRLANQKVLKEAGLGLDIPTDTATLRKIGDVLKLDVIITGIVTPYQDGVFVNTRLIEIKSGLILKADEVYVRIDG